Sequence from the Aspergillus nidulans FGSC A4 chromosome III genome:
GCTCTCTTCATACTATCATGATGAGATTTTGATTACCGATTGCAGACCCTATGGGCTCGCCCTGTTTTTGCGTTTATACATACACGATTTTTTGACCGTGCTTTCATGATGTCTCTCTCTCTGCTTGATTAAACCTCGTTCCTGATATATAGACACGTTGTGTTGGTAATTATGTGATGGGGAAGTATCTGAGGTTGGATAAAAGTTGGTACCTCCTGGAAGTAATACCAATACGACTGAATGAGTATTATTTCTATTGTGAGATACGAGCAGCACTTTTCAAACCGCGTAATTGCCCCTGATCAATCTGGAAATGTCCTAATCTGGTGAAAAGGTTGAAGTTCCCCTGCACCTCAATTGAAAACATATCAGGATCGCATAGTACGAGTTAGACGTGCGATATCTGAAGTCCCGGTTTGATGTCGAGTAATTAGTATTCACTAAACGTGAAAATTGCAGCATACACCTAGACGGCAGCGTAGGTCGTCTACTTCCCCAGCAATATGATTCTCTTATGATGATCTATTTTGCTCATAGATAGTGCAGACAAGTGGAAGGATGCCAATGCGATTTTCGGACACATACGCGGGGCTCGGCATTGCCGTATAGAGCTATACTGTAGATTGTTTGGTTCGTCTGCACTTGGCGTATGTGTGAGTGGCCATGTCCTCTAGCTGCCGCTGAAGTGGTGGGCAGGGGCTGAGCTTCGGGAAGGCATCATGTTAGACACATACCGTACTTGTTCTATATAGGACGAGTGTAGTTCTCGAAACTACAAGTAAATACCTGAATGAGTACAGACATTAAGAAGACATACTGTTGGTTTACTGCTTCAATGGCGGAATTAGGGCTCAGTATTATCTAGGTTGGTATCTAGCATTCAGTAaccccaatccagacacGGTAAACGCCGTTGAGTTGATCAAGCAATTGATCGGGACAGCCATCAACGGATGTATGGGTATTGAGTCACGATACAACTGTAGATGCTGCCTGCGTCTTCGATTCGCCACGTCCTTGAGGTGGAAACCCCCTACACCGTACCCGGGCTAACCATTGACGGTATGCGACAATATAGACAGATAAACGATATAGAACAGCTTTGGGCAAAATTCCATGGCGCAGTTCTCCATAGATGAGGTGGTCTTGACGAACGGGTGATTGGCCATTGTCTACACACGAGCGGAACTTGGTATCGAATATAGTCCCAGTGGTCTGAATGAGGATGTTATAACGGAGAGAGAGCAACTTGGATCAAGGAAATCGATTATCCTCATATCATCCAGAGAACGCTATGTAGTAGAAACATATCATTGACTTCGGGTCGGAATTCGTCAAGTATAACCGCGCAACACTCCCTTTCTGAAGCACCCTATCATCGGCCTCCTTAGTTTCGTCCTCCACGCTGACAATCCTCTAGGTCAGCTTCTgcttgatgaagaaggaccGAAGGTGGGATAATTGCCAAGCACATGTGACGGATAGCACGGCAAGCTGCATTAGAGTCCAGCGGACAACACGCGAGTTGATCGCTTCAGACTGGTCACGGAACTCGGCTTCGCGTTCCTAAGTAAAATAAGACCATTAGAAACCTAAGAGAACAAGGGAGCAAGCCCAGTCgggagaaaaagggaaagaaaagaaatacaCACTCTTTGGAACACCTGCTCTCGCCTGATATCCTGCAACCGGCTGTTTAGATCCTTCACCCGCTGTACCAGATCCGAAATCTTGCCCTTATCCTCGCTCTCGATCTTGCTCGTCTCACCGATTGCCATGTCAAGCGTCACTCgaacagcaccagcaggagCACCGGACAGCCACCCGCCCGTAGCGGCATTTGTCTCCGGCGTAAGGCAAATCTTGTGGTTTCCGGGGTCGGCAGCTGAAAAGGTAAATCGGCCAGCATGAGAGTCACGCTTGTTAACCACGCGGTGATCGTTGTCGAAGACTTCGTCTACGGTGATGAGCATCTTCAGCGACGGGTCGACGGCGTATGTGCCTGTGCCGGACGTCTGGTCAATGACCTCGCTGGAGTAAGTTCCTGTTCGCCATGGTAATGATTAGAGTCAACTGAGTTGTCCGCCATATGCGAGGTACTTACCGACGACGAGGGTGTCCTTGGGAAGCTCCTCATAGAAGCATCTTGTTTGACGGCCATCCACGTAAAAGTAGAGGGCGTTTGCTGGGatggagaagcagagaattGCATAAACTGCAAGAGTGGAGGAGAGCCAGGAAGACCGTTTTGAGGCAGCCATGATGGCAATTTGGAGTGCTTGTTCAATGTGAAGTGACCTAGATTGGATGAACACGTTAATGTTATGCtgtccagatccagatccaggccatGGGCGGGAGTGGGCTTGGCGCGAATTCTCATTCCCCCGTCTCGATTAACAACCACTCCTCCATCTCACTGTCAACGCTGTATACATCCATATCAAACTGATTCAACGAAACTTATACAGGAGCTATATTTTGAATTGGGAACTCTCAGATCCACATCAAGGGTCCGCTTGACGACCATGGCTGCCGCCGATGTCCGCGACATGCTCGACTTGCCCGCGGAGGGCCAACCGCGGCCTCATAAAAAGCAGAAGGTCGTGGAAAAGAGGCCAGGTGCGTCCTTCGACTGTCGCAATAGACGAATACTAACGCTTCTATAGAGGGCATCACCCGCGAGCTCTTTGCTCTTTTAGGAGAACGAGCACCTCCGATCGCAATCAACGAGAATAGATACAAGGGTCGGCCGAAATGGCAGACGAAAGCTCGTGTACGGCCTTGGTATGCGATGACGACTGAGATCAGAGTGCTTCAGATGCTAATCAGAAACAAGGCGAATGACACCTTTCACCAATAGCGCACGATCGGACGACCTTGTGCTACGGCACTGGCAGAGAGAGCCCGAATCGACGAATATACCGGCTATCGAAGACACCAGAGCAGAGGGAGAGACgaaagagcaaggagaaCACAAAACTGCCGACCGAGAATACCCATTTGCGAAATATAACATCAAACTGAAGTTTTCCAACCGGTACACTACGGACGAATATAACCGCCATCTGAGGAGCGAAGATTGGTCGCGAGAAGAGACAGACTATTTGATGGATTTGGTCGAGGAGTATGATCTCCGCTGGGTGGTGATTGCCGATCGATACGACTTCCAACCGCAACGCGTCGATAATACAGAAGAGACCTCAAGCGCACTGGTACCTAGCAAACAGTTCAGAACGATGGAGCAGATGAAAGCCCGCTACTATTTCGTCGCCGCCTCAATGCTCGCACTGGAACACCCACCCTCCGAAATGTCCGAGGCGGAATTCGATCTGCACGAAAGGATGATGAAGTTCGATCCTGAGCGCGAACGCCACCGCAAAGAACTCGCCGCCCTCCAGC
This genomic interval carries:
- a CDS encoding emp24/gp25L/p24 family protein (transcript_id=CADANIAT00006005) — translated: MAASKRSSWLSSTLAVYAILCFSIPANALYFYVDGRQTRCFYEELPKDTLVVGTYSSEVIDQTSGTGTYAVDPSLKMLITVDEVFDNDHRVVNKRDSHAGRFTFSAADPGNHKICLTPETNAATGGWLSGAPAGAVRVTLDMAIGETSKIESEDKGKISDLVQRVKDLNSRLQDIRREQVFQREREAEFRDQSEAINSRVVRWTLMQLAVLSVTCAWQLSHLRSFFIKQKLT